A single genomic interval of Bradyrhizobium sp. CCBAU 53338 harbors:
- a CDS encoding nickel-dependent hydrogenase large subunit, which translates to MAFTERICWVCTGTHAPAPARSSEPLGIVIREIPSLNLLHHATMHDYLVHFLSRACSGLGWLRSARSSQSRLTPRRPQHLRNRSHSSRYCSPGSPGSCKQRNSIHSRAHFRGTQRTSFRRRRT; encoded by the coding sequence TTGGCGTTCACCGAGCGAATTTGCTGGGTCTGTACCGGCACGCACGCGCCGGCACCTGCGCGCAGTAGTGAACCGCTTGGCATCGTCATCCGGGAGATTCCCAGTTTAAACCTGTTACATCATGCAACTATGCATGACTATCTCGTGCATTTTTTGTCACGTGCATGCTCTGGATTGGGCTGGCTTCGGTCGGCGCGGTCTTCGCAGTCGAGGCTGACGCCAAGGCGGCCTCAGCACTTGCGCAATCGATCTCATTCGTCGCGTTACTGCTCACCAGGCTCACCAGGCTCGTGCAAACAAAGAAACTCGATCCATTCAAGAGCGCATTTTCGAGGCACCCAGCGTACAAGCTTTCGCCGTAGGCGAACCTAA